Part of the Ananas comosus cultivar F153 unplaced genomic scaffold, ASM154086v1, whole genome shotgun sequence genome is shown below.
ACCATCACCAAGTGGCATCGCGCATTCGAGAATTAATGATAGGTTCTCGCTGCTTGTTCTAGAAATGAACATATGCGAAACCGATGGCGGGAGGCAAGGCTCCGGCCTCAATTGAGGACATTCTAAAAGCCACAATATAGTGAGACGCGGAAAAATGGGAACTCGCTCTCGCCTGCCTTCTTCGTCATCCACCGTCAGCACAGTCACCCATTCTCGCAGCACCGGCATGGAGGACAAGTTAAGTATCGTCAGCGCAGGGAACTTATCGACGCCCAAATTTGTTACCGCGGGCATTTTTTGTATAGTTAGTTGTTCAAGAAACGGAAGTTGCCCCAGCTGCGGAAGTGAGCTGCATCCGGGCATATTCGCTAGTTTGATTTTAACGAGATTTGGGAGGCACTGGCCAATCCTGTTCATCATCCAGCTAGGAAACTTCCCGCCTCCATAGCCTTCTATTTCCAATTTCGATAGCTTTTGATGTGGTTGAAGATTTTCTAGCACGGTATCCATCCCTTCCGCCGGTAGTACACTATCCATGCCTTCTTCCGCACTTAAAACGTTCCATTCCAACTTCAAATTCCGCAGGTTCTTGTCTATCAAATTTGCAGCCTTGGCATCAACCGGACTCGTTACATTTTCAAGACCCTTGATCCACAGCTGGCCGACAAGCTTGAAGTGCTCTAGCTCAGAAATGCTAGCACAATGTTCGGCGCAGTCTTGCTTGCCGACGACAAAAACAGACAATTCCTGCAAACTAACTAACTTGCCAATCCCTCGGGGCATGCCCTTCAATTCCGAGCAATTCTTGTTTAACAAGACTCTTAAGTTTGGTCAGTTTTTGGATCATTTTAGGCAGCTCACATAATTGTCCACAGCCACTGATGTCGAGTTTCTCTAAATGCTGAAGATCACTTGACGATGAGGGTAATGATTGTAGAGAACAGCATTCAGAAACGTTCAGAATATGCAAGTTTTGAAGGCTCCCAATGAATTCAGGTAATGTCACAAAAGAATCTAGAAGTGACAGGTTTAAGTTATATAGGTTTTTGAGATCACATAACGACGAGGGTAATGATACTAGAGAACTGCAGTGAGAAAGGTTTAGAGTATGCAAGTTTTGAAGGCTCCCATTGGATTCAGGTAACGTCACCAAAGATTTTAGACATGATAGGTTTAAGTAATGCAGGTTTTTGAGGTGACATATAGGTTCAAGTGATCTCACTTTTTGGCACGAACTCAAATTTAGTGAGTACAAATTCTGAAGGTTGCTAACTGAGTCAAGTATTGTCAGAGAACTCCACCTTGAAAGATTCAATTTTTACAAGTTGTAGAGGCTGGTAATTGATTCAGGCAATTCTTGTATTCTGGTCTCCGAACGGTCAAGGCATCTTAAGAGCTTCGGTGAGCTCTCCTCTTTTGACGAGCTACTCGCTAGTTCCTCATAGGGGTACGGCCTGCACCACAACAACGCAAAATAGTAAGTTTTTTATCTGACGCTCGTGCAACACGTGCTGTACATTTTGCTTACACTTTCTAATGATGCATGATATATAAGATACCTTATTtcaatttgtaaagaaaaatatctCAAGACTCGAATAGAGAACaccaaaaaattacaaacaatCAAACCAAATCATAAAATAGTACATTCGAAAACTTAATTTATATCACGAAAACACAAACAGCATACAACAATTCCTGTCCGGCAAGCTGAACAACACAAACCTGAAAGATAAGACCACAAGTCCATAAATGAAAATTCTCCACCGTTGCACGTAGacatattaaatttgtttttctggcaaaaaaaggaaaaaaaaaactcttctcAAAGGGAAATAGTGGTCACCAAAGAAGCTAAAGGAGAATGATCCTTACATGAGCTATACTATGCTTTGAGATAAATAActgaactttaaaaaaatttaattctactCTCTAACTTTCCGCCATGTTTATTATGTTCCTTATAGAATTCGAAAGGATACTAAATGTTTTTTgataaaacattttaaaatttgataaaaagaatattttttattgtatgaAACATTTTGCACTTTGTTTAACGAAAGagactaaattttaaaagaatctACAAATCTTTCgaagaaaatttcttttatcaAAATGAGCATATATAAGGTTTAcgaattaaaatcaaaattcatagAGCCCAGTTGTCCACTTTCAAAGTGCAGTATAGTTTAGATAATAACTAATATCTTTTTACCTCCAAATAATAGGCACATATACTTATGCTCTCCTTGNGATATCTTCCGTCGAAGTCCATGTTTCATGCGATGAAATGAAGCCTAAAGCAATCCATTGCCGGATCAAGTCATCCTTGTCAATCTCATAGTCTTTGGGGAATATGGAGCAGTAAGCAAAGCTGTGAGACCCCGGGTAGTCCTATATacaagatataatagggctaaactcttaacccagcttaagcattttgggtggtagcaaggcctaagaggttaagagagttaagcgtgctaggacgggagtagtcctaggatgggtgacctcctgggaagttggggcgtcacaaaaGCACTGCTTCAAAGCCGACGGCATCTGAATGTAGCTCAACTTTAACGATGGTAAAAtagttttctcttctttcagACTCCAAATTTCGCTATCTCTAATAGCGGACCATGCATCCTCTGTCCTGCTCTTAAAGCGCATCATACTTCCTAAAGCATTTGCTGCTAACGGCACACCGCCGCACTTCTTAACTATCTGCTTTCCGATTGCGACCAAACTCGGATAGTAGTTCTCTTCCCCATCATCGAATACCCGTCTTTTGAACAATGTCCAACAATCATCATCTGATAAGACTTTCACATGGTGTGGTTCGACTGTTTTCATTATCGTGGCAACCTTCTTGCTCCGCGTGGTGACTAAAATTTTACTTCCCTTCTTGCTGTCCTTAAATAAGACCTTCAAATTCTCCCACTTTTCCTGATCTTCGTTCCATACATCGTCCAGCACCAGCAAAAATCTCTTCTGGCTAAAGATCCTAACAAGACAACTGGCGACGGCATCCGAGTTATCAAGAGCACAATTCTCTCCGGCTGCAGATATCACCGGCTTTGCAATCGTCTTCATGTCGAAATCAGTAGACACGCAGACCCACACCCATAGATCAAAGCACTGCTGATCCGTAACCCGCCCGTCGTTGAAGGCCATCTGAGCGAGCGTCGTCTTCCCCAATCCTCCCAATCCCACTATCGGAATGACCGACACGTCGTGATCGCCGCCCGTCTCTAACAGGAGCTTCACAATTTCCTCTTTATCACCATCTCTCCCAACTATTGTCTTTTCGTCGACGACTGAATATGTGTCAGGGCGTTTGAACTCAGCCTGCCGACCAGGGCCAGCTTCGGCAAGACCGAAATCATGCCTCTGTTTCGCGATCTTACCGATCTTTTCTCGGAGCGCTTTCATCCTGTGCGCCATCTTGACCTTAAACTTCAGATGCATCGGATTAGCGCGGGACAGAAATCCACGTACCTTTCCAGCTGGCTGGTGTTGATGATTCTGCACCTCGGGATACTGCTGTTGCGTCCGGATCTCGTCCAGCAGGTCGTAGGCGGCGTCCTTCAGTTTGCGCAGCCAGTCGCGCAGCGCGTGGGTCTCCTTCCCAGCGCTGCTTCGCTCCTCGGCGTCGAGAAGCACCGCCTGTATCGCCGAGAAGTTGCTTCTGAGGTCGTCCGCGTCGTCCTTGAAGCTCCGCAGCAGCCCGATTTCGTCCCAGAGAGCGGAGCCCAGCTTGCCCAGCACTCCTTTGACCAAGTCGAATGCGATCCCCTCCGCCATCGCNNNNNNNNNNNNNNNNNNNNNNNNNNNNNNNNNNNNNNNNNNNNNNNNNNNNNNNNNNNNNNNNNNNNNNNNNNNNNNNNNNNNNNNNNNNNNNNNNNNNNNNNNNNNNNNNNNNNNNNNNNNNNNNNNNNNNNNNNNNNNNNNNNNNNNNNNNNNNNNNNNNNNNNNNNNNNNNNNNNNNNNNNNNNNNNNNNNNNNNNNNNNNNNNNNNNNNNNNNNNNNNNNNNNNNNNNNNNNNNNNNNNNNNNNNNNNNNNNNNNNNNNNNNNNNNNNNNNNNNNNNNNNNNNNNNNNNNNNNNNNNNNNNNNNNNNNNNNNNNNNNNNNNNNNNNNNNNNNNNNNNNNNNNNNNNNNNNNNNNNNNNNNNNNNNNNNNNNNNNNNNNNNNNNNNNNNNNNNNNNNNNNNNNNNNNNNNNNNNNNNNNNNNNNNNNNNNNNNNNNNNNNNNNNNNNNNNNNNNNNNNNNNNNNNNNNNNNNNNNNNNNNNNNNNNNNNNNNNNNNNNNNNNNNNNN
Proteins encoded:
- the LOC109705302 gene encoding disease resistance protein RGA2-like is translated as MAEGIAFDLVKGVLGKLGSALWDEIGLLRSFKDDADDLRSNFSAIQAVLLDAEERSSAGKETHALRDWLRKLKDAAYDLLDEIRTQQQYPEVQNHQHQPAGKVRGFLSRANPMHLKFKVKMAHRMKALREKIGKIAKQRHDFGLAEAGPGRQAEFKRPDTYSVVDEKTIVGRDGDKEEIVKLLLETGGDHDVSVIPIVGLGGLGKTTLAQMAFNDGRVTDQQCFDLWVWVCVSTDFDMKTIAKPVISAAGENCALDNSDAVASCLVRIFSQKRFLLVLDDVWNEDQEKWENLKVLFKDSKKGSKILVTTRSKKVATIMKTVEPHHVKVLSDDDCWTLFKRRVFDDGEENYYPSLVAIGKQIVKKCGGVPLAANALGSMMRFKSRTEDAWSAIRDSEIWSLKEEKTILPSLKLSYIQMPSALKQCFCDAPTSQEVTHPRTTPVLARLTLDYPGSHSFAYCSIFPKDYEIDKDDLIRQWIALGFISSHETWTSTEDIXRRVCVVQLAGQELLYAGMPRGIGKLVSLQELSVFVVGKQDCAEHCASISELEHFKLVGQLWIKGLENVTSPVDAKAANLIDKNLRNLKLEWNVLSAEEGMDSVLPAEGMDTVLENLQPHQKLSKLEIEGYGGGKFPSWMMNRIGQCLPNLVKIKLANMPGCSSLPQLGQLPFLEQLTIQKMPAVTNLGVDKFPALTILNLSSMPVLREWVTVLTVDDEEGRRERVPIFPRLTILWLLECPQLRPEPCLPPSVSHMFISRTSSENLSLILECAMPLGDGDGDGDAVVSPQPPPDKGLLSLAIQGCQQLTCLPESLRSLTSLQSLAIDDCKDLERIEDWLGELTELRYLAIDGCSSLRYLPAHKMTTLKKLQII